GGCGCGATGCCGTGTTCGTGCTGAATGGTCTATCGTTTCTGATCTCGGCATTTCTGATCTCGCGCATGCGATTCGCTGAACCCCATACCGAGTCATTGCCTCCTCTGCGTTGGCGCGACTTGGTAGATTATTCGCCTATGATTGAAGGCGTGCGCTATGTGCGCAGGCAGGCGCGCCTGGCTGTGACCGTATTTGTGAAAGCGGGATTAGGGGTCACCGGCGCCAGTTGGGTGATCTTTCCTATTATGGGATCTCGTGTTTTCCCGGTGACAGGTCATGGGATGGATTCGCACCACGGCGCTTTGCTGGGAATGAGCCTGTTGATGGGCGCCCGCGGGCTGGGAGCGCTGATTGGCCCGGTAGTAGCGGCTCCTTGGGCGCAACAAAATCTTCAACGATTGCGCCTGGGAATCATGGCTGGGTTCTTTCTTTACGGCGCCGGTTACATTGGATTGAAATTCATCCAACATGCGACTGTGGCTTATGTTGTGGTGACACTCTCTCACACGGGTGGCGCCATGGTGTGGGTGTTTTCCACTACGCTCCTTCAATTAATGACCGACGATAAGTTCCGCGGCCGCGTCTTCGCCGCCGAACTTGGCTTTTGCACCATCATCCTGGCACTTACGGCTTATCTGGCTGGCATATTCATTGACCGCGGAGTTGACGTGCGCACCATCGCGCTGGCCACGGGAGTGTTGACTGTTGCAAGCGGGATTGTTTGGGCGTGGTTGGGAGTGAGGAAGAGTGGACAGCCGGATGTCAGCCCTCCTGAGATTTGAGCGATGAGAAAACAGAGGCGCAGCCAAAAATCAAAGCTGCGCCTCCTGCCGTTACTTGGGCATCTTTTCCAGCTCGCGGATATACCCGATGACGGCCTCACTCCAGCCATCAACGTGCATCCACTTGCCGTAGCCGACGCCGTTCTTGAAGCTGGCTACGTTAATCATGTAGCCCATCCCCTTGGGGTTGGGCACGGTGTCATGCGCCTGCTCATCCGTGATTACGATCAACCGGTCGTAAGTCTCGGTGAGCTCGCCCAACGACTTGCCCAGGTAAGTTCCGCTGTGCGACTGGCTGTGCTCCAGGGCATCGCGCAGCGCAAAGCCCTGGCGCGCCGGCACCTGCACCAGCTTGTCAGAGAAGGTGTAGATGGCAACCTGCTCGCAGATCTCGCGCAGCAACACCGCCAGACCATAGGCGGCGTCGGTGCGGTGCATCTCCGAGTTACGCGAGAGCGGATGGTTCATGCTGCCGGAGACGTCTACCAGCAACACTGTCTTCCCAGGCAGTTTCTCCTGCGAAGCCAGCGCCTTGAACATGGCCTGCTCCAGCACCTGCTCCCACTGCGGCGCGTGACGCGCGGCAGCGATGAAGCGGAAAGGAAGCACACGATCGGTCTTCATCGCGCGCAGCGCCGTGCCTACCAGGTTCGGATCAACATCGGCGTCCTTCATGTTGCGCAGGTTGCGCAGCAAGGCCAGCGCACCCAGCTTGTTCTCCTGCAGCAGGCGCTCCCAGGTCTGGAGCTTGTCGGCCCCGGCCGAGAGTGCAACTTCCCACGTATCCGGCGAAGCCAGCGTGCCCTCGACGAGCTGCTTCCACAACTCCGCCTGCGCGTCATTCAACGGCTTGGCGTGGCACAGGAACAGCACGTCGCGCAGCTTGATGGGACCGGGACGGTTGTACTTGGCCAGCGCGTATGCGTCGAACTTGGTGAACGCGCCTGCCAATCCCTTTTTCACCTGCGCCGAAAGCGGGGCCTTACCATCCTTCCAGTAGATGGCCACGAACTCAGAGAGTTCGTCGGCGCGCTGGACCACGCGCTGCAGGGTCTCGGCCACCTGGACGCGGTGCGTCTTGTTGCGCGCCATCTCGCGCACCAGCAAAAGCGGCGCGTGACGCAGCTTCATCTTCTCGCGCGCCTCAACGGCGAGCGAGGCCACGCGCTCGGCCTCGACCTTGGGCACCAGCTCGCGGATGCGTCCGGCAATCTCGACGCCATCCTCGTAGAACTGGTCCTCCCACAACATGCAGGCCAGCACCGACCGGCGAAGCTGCTGCTCCGCGTTGATCTGCCGCACTGGCGCACCTTCATGCGTGCGCGAGCCAAAGACAAACTTTTTCAAATTCAAACGAGCCATGAAATTTTCCTTCCTTATTAA
This genomic stretch from Terriglobales bacterium harbors:
- a CDS encoding MFS transporter; this translates as MASQSISLASYLKLLRGNANFRRLWIAQIISEIGDWFYMVALYAMLLEFTGKAELLGLAFLLQVMPQALTSPVAGVINDRLRRRAVMIFSDLARAAIVSCMLLVRSPQMIWLVYPLLFLETVMWGLFEPARNAVVPNIVADDEIIIANTLSSTTWSLNLFLGSALGGVVAAFLGRDAVFVLNGLSFLISAFLISRMRFAEPHTESLPPLRWRDLVDYSPMIEGVRYVRRQARLAVTVFVKAGLGVTGASWVIFPIMGSRVFPVTGHGMDSHHGALLGMSLLMGARGLGALIGPVVAAPWAQQNLQRLRLGIMAGFFLYGAGYIGLKFIQHATVAYVVVTLSHTGGAMVWVFSTTLLQLMTDDKFRGRVFAAELGFCTIILALTAYLAGIFIDRGVDVRTIALATGVLTVASGIVWAWLGVRKSGQPDVSPPEI
- a CDS encoding TROVE domain-containing protein encodes the protein MARLNLKKFVFGSRTHEGAPVRQINAEQQLRRSVLACMLWEDQFYEDGVEIAGRIRELVPKVEAERVASLAVEAREKMKLRHAPLLLVREMARNKTHRVQVAETLQRVVQRADELSEFVAIYWKDGKAPLSAQVKKGLAGAFTKFDAYALAKYNRPGPIKLRDVLFLCHAKPLNDAQAELWKQLVEGTLASPDTWEVALSAGADKLQTWERLLQENKLGALALLRNLRNMKDADVDPNLVGTALRAMKTDRVLPFRFIAAARHAPQWEQVLEQAMFKALASQEKLPGKTVLLVDVSGSMNHPLSRNSEMHRTDAAYGLAVLLREICEQVAIYTFSDKLVQVPARQGFALRDALEHSQSHSGTYLGKSLGELTETYDRLIVITDEQAHDTVPNPKGMGYMINVASFKNGVGYGKWMHVDGWSEAVIGYIRELEKMPK